In the genome of Sardina pilchardus chromosome 14, fSarPil1.1, whole genome shotgun sequence, one region contains:
- the LOC134101111 gene encoding cilia- and flagella-associated protein 251-like produces MAWQRSVMILLMLLVIPSAGKPVGYMEDAVPPPPPEEGMEAPSVQGVPLLRQDHPESAEDGLRKLEDWLEKEVEENLEKKARMELEEEEEKEEEEEDDHLVEEGDMGEGDYLEEDEEKEENIYGESMEKREVGEEDEEEEEDDHLVEEGDMGEGDYLEEDEEKEEDIYGESMEKGEVGEEDEEEEEEDMVEDEMDEGDGLEEEEEDIYGASMKQGEVGKEEEEDYLELEEEKEEEQEEEKEALLEEDKEEGEEEERLEEEEEGEAYLEEEEDARLELDMYED; encoded by the exons ATGGCTTGGCAAAGATCCGTTATGATACTTCTAATGCTGTTGGTGATTCCTTCTGCAG GTAAACCTGTAGGTTATATGGAAGATGCcgtgcctccacctccacctgagGAGGGCATGGAAGCACCCAGTGTCCAGGGGGTGCCACTGCTGCGCCAGGATCACCCAGAGAGTGCAGAGGATGGGCTGAGGAAGCTGGAGGATTGGCTGgaaaaggaggtggaggagaatcTGGAGAAGAAGGCCAggatggagctggaggaggaggaggagaaggaggaggaggaggaggatgatcaCCTGGTGGAGGAAGGTgacatgggggagggggattacctagaggaggatgaggagaaggaggagaacaTTTATGGAGAATCCATGGAGAAAAGGGAagtgggagaggaagatgaggaggaggaggaggatgatcaCCTGGTGGAGGAAGGTgacatgggggagggggattacctagaggaggatgaggagaaggaggaggacatTTATGGAGAATCCATGGAGAAAGGGGAagtgggagaggaagatgaggaggaggaggaggaggatatggTGGAAGATGAAATGGATGAGGGGGAtggcctggaggaggaggaggaggacatttATGGAGCATCTATGAAGCAAGGGGAAGTgggtaaggaggaggaggaggactatCTGGAActagaggaggaaaaggaggaggagcaggaagaggagaaggaggcccTTCTGGAGGAGGataaggaggagggagaggaggaagaacgcctggaggaggaagaggagggggaggcctacctggaggaggaagaggatgctcGACTGGAGTTGGACATGTATGAGGATTAA
- the gfm2 gene encoding ribosome-releasing factor 2, mitochondrial isoform X2, protein MRFGVTFSILRAYACSSKNGAQTLGCRWQGKRSYRSLPDDVKSPRQVVTPDISKIRNIGIMAHIDAGKTTTTERMLFYSGYIRALGDVDDGDTVTDYMAQERERGITIQSAAVTFDWKQHRVNLIDTPGHVDFTLEVERALRVLDGAVAVFDASAGVEAQTLTVWRQADKHEVPCVCFLNKMDKPGASLSLSIQSIKEKLKANPVLLQIPIGSGRSFSGLVDLVTKQRMTWLAKGREDDGRAFDVTALGPGDDPELLEQTNDARGALIEQVADLDDEFAELLLGEFSEDFDAVPPEKLQQAVRRITLARTGVPVLVGSALKNKGVQPLLDAITLYLPAPHERHHHLVRWYKDDLCALAFKVVHDKQRGPLVFLRIYSGSMKPQSSVHNINRNGTERMSRLLLPFADQHVEIPSLSAGNIALTVGLKQTVTGDTIVSSRASAVAAGRRAQKEAQERSASAGGAGGTEAPGLVLAGVEVPEPVFFCSIEPPSMAKQADLDHALTCLQREDPSLKVRIDPDSGQTVLCGMGELHIEIIHDRIRREYGVETHLGPLQVAYRETILQSASTTDTLDRTVGERRHVATVSLSVHPSDDPSSSSSCAVSLEEDVEQQLPVELREAVENGVHSAYLQGPLLGYPMQGVSTTIQSVSIEPGTSPAMVAACVSRCMLKALKQAGGQVLEPVMSLEVTVGEELLSLVLADLAQRRGSIQDVQSRHDNKVLLATVPLAEMMGYSTVMRTLTSGNATFSLQLSSYEAMNPQDQTALLRKRAGLS, encoded by the exons ATGCGATTTGGTGTAACATTTAGCATCTTGCGTGCG TATGCCTGCTCCAGCAAGAATGGAGCTCAAACGCTCGGGTGTAGATGGCAGGGGAAAAGAAGCTACCGATCTTTGCCAG ATGATGTCAAATCTCCACGACAGGTGGTCACCCCGGACATATCAAA AATCAGAAACATCGGCATCATGGCGCACATCGACGCAGGGAAAACCACTACCACGGAGAGGATGCTCTTTTACTCCGGCTACATCAGAGCGTTAGGCG ATGTGGACGATGGGGACACGGTGACGGACTACAtggcccaggagagagagaggggaatcaCCATCCAGTCAGCAGCCGTCACCTTCGACTGGAAACAGCACAGGGTCAACCTCATAGACACACCAG GGCACGTGGACTTCACcctggaggtggagagagcgCTGAGAGTGCTGGATGGGGCCGTGGCCGTGTTCGATGCCTCCGCAGGGGTGGAG gccCAAACCTTGACTGTTTGGCGGCAGGCAGACAAGCACGAAGTGCCTTGCGTGTGCTTTCTGAACAAGATGGACAAGCCTGGAGCCAG CCTGAGCCTCTCCATCCAGAGCATCAAGGAGAAACTGAAGGCCAACCCAGTCCTGCTGCAG ATTCCCATCGGCAGTGGGAGGAGCTTCAGTGGGCTGGTGGACCTGGTCACCAAGCAACGGATGACCTGGCTGGCAAAAGGGCGTGAGGACGATGGCCGGGCGTTTGATGTGACGGCCCTGGGGCCAGGGGACGACCCAGAGCTGCTTGAACAGACCAACGACGCCAGAGGGGCCCTCATAGAACAG gtggcaGATCTCGATGATGAGTTTGCTGAGCTGCTATTGGGGGAGTTCAGTGAGGACTTTGATGCTGTTCCTCCAGAGAAG cttcAGCAGGCCGTGCGGCGGATCACACTGGCGCGGACAGGCGTGCCCGTCCTGGTGGGCAGTGCCCTGAAGAACAAAGGTGTGCAGCCCCTCCTGGACGCCATCACCCTCTACCTGCCCGCGCCCCACGAGCGGCACCACCACCTGGT ACGCTGGTATAAAGACGACCTGTGTGCGTTGGCCTTCAAGGTCGTCCACGACAAGCAGAGAGGTCCACTGGTGTTCCTGCGCATCTACTCCGGTTCTATGAAGCCCCAGTCGTCGGTCCACAACATCAACAGAAACGGAAC GGAGAGGATGAGCCGTCTGCTGCTGCCCTTTGCTGACCAGCACGTAGAGATTCCTTCCCTTAGTGCAGGAAACATCGCTCTCACTGTTGGACTCAAACAG ACAGTGACGGGCGACACCATCGTGTCCTCCAGGGCGTCTGCGGTGGCTGCAGGCCGGCGCGCTCAGAAGGAGGCCCAGGAGCGGAGCGCCTCGGCTGGGGGAGCGGGTGGCACGGAGGCCCCTGGGCTGGTCCTGGCGGGGGTGGAGGTCCCAGAACCTGTCTTCTTCTGCTCCATAGAGCCGCCATCCATGGCCAAGCAGGCTG acttggACCATGCCCTAACCTGCCTACAGAGGGAGGACCCGAGTCTTAAGGTCCGCATAGACCCCGACTCTGGAcag ACTGTGCTGTGTGGTATGGGTGAACTGCACATCGAGATCATCCACGATCGCATCAGGAGAGAGTACGGCGTCGAGACACACCTGGGGCCTCTGCAGGTGGCCTACCGGGAGACTATCCTCCAATCAGCATCCACCACAG aCACTCTGGACCGCACGGTGGGGGAGCGGAGACACGTGGCCACGGTCAGTCTGTCGGTCCACCCCAGCGACGACCCGTCCAGCTCCTCTTCCTGCGCCGTGTCCCTGGAGGAGGACGTGGAGCAGCAGCTTCCTGTGGAGCTGCGGGAGGCCGTGGAGAACGGCGTGCACAGCGCTTATCTCCAAG GTCCGTTGCTGGGGTACCCGATGCAGGGCGTGAGCACCACGATTCAGAGCGTGAGCATCGAGCCGGGCACTTCGCCAGCCATGGTGGCAGCGTGTGTGTCGCGCTGCatgctcaag gcactaAAGCAGGCTGGTGGGCAGGTCCTGGAGCCGGTGATGTCACTGGAGGTGACGGTAGGGGAGGAGCTACTGAGCCTTGTGCTGGCTGACCTCGCTCAGCGACGGGGTTCCATCCAGGACGTCCAGAGTCGCCACGACAACAAGGTCCTGCTGGCCACGGTTCCACTGGCCGAAATGATG GGCTACTCTACGGTCATGCGAACTTTGACCTCAGGGAACGCGACCTTCTCTCTGCAACTGTCCAGCTACGAGGCCATGAACCCGCAGGACCAGACTGCCCTGCTCAGGAAGAGGGCTGGCCTGTCATGA
- the gfm2 gene encoding ribosome-releasing factor 2, mitochondrial isoform X1 encodes MRFGVTFSILRAQYACSSKNGAQTLGCRWQGKRSYRSLPDDVKSPRQVVTPDISKIRNIGIMAHIDAGKTTTTERMLFYSGYIRALGDVDDGDTVTDYMAQERERGITIQSAAVTFDWKQHRVNLIDTPGHVDFTLEVERALRVLDGAVAVFDASAGVEAQTLTVWRQADKHEVPCVCFLNKMDKPGASLSLSIQSIKEKLKANPVLLQIPIGSGRSFSGLVDLVTKQRMTWLAKGREDDGRAFDVTALGPGDDPELLEQTNDARGALIEQVADLDDEFAELLLGEFSEDFDAVPPEKLQQAVRRITLARTGVPVLVGSALKNKGVQPLLDAITLYLPAPHERHHHLVRWYKDDLCALAFKVVHDKQRGPLVFLRIYSGSMKPQSSVHNINRNGTERMSRLLLPFADQHVEIPSLSAGNIALTVGLKQTVTGDTIVSSRASAVAAGRRAQKEAQERSASAGGAGGTEAPGLVLAGVEVPEPVFFCSIEPPSMAKQADLDHALTCLQREDPSLKVRIDPDSGQTVLCGMGELHIEIIHDRIRREYGVETHLGPLQVAYRETILQSASTTDTLDRTVGERRHVATVSLSVHPSDDPSSSSSCAVSLEEDVEQQLPVELREAVENGVHSAYLQGPLLGYPMQGVSTTIQSVSIEPGTSPAMVAACVSRCMLKALKQAGGQVLEPVMSLEVTVGEELLSLVLADLAQRRGSIQDVQSRHDNKVLLATVPLAEMMGYSTVMRTLTSGNATFSLQLSSYEAMNPQDQTALLRKRAGLS; translated from the exons ATGCGATTTGGTGTAACATTTAGCATCTTGCGTGCG CAGTATGCCTGCTCCAGCAAGAATGGAGCTCAAACGCTCGGGTGTAGATGGCAGGGGAAAAGAAGCTACCGATCTTTGCCAG ATGATGTCAAATCTCCACGACAGGTGGTCACCCCGGACATATCAAA AATCAGAAACATCGGCATCATGGCGCACATCGACGCAGGGAAAACCACTACCACGGAGAGGATGCTCTTTTACTCCGGCTACATCAGAGCGTTAGGCG ATGTGGACGATGGGGACACGGTGACGGACTACAtggcccaggagagagagaggggaatcaCCATCCAGTCAGCAGCCGTCACCTTCGACTGGAAACAGCACAGGGTCAACCTCATAGACACACCAG GGCACGTGGACTTCACcctggaggtggagagagcgCTGAGAGTGCTGGATGGGGCCGTGGCCGTGTTCGATGCCTCCGCAGGGGTGGAG gccCAAACCTTGACTGTTTGGCGGCAGGCAGACAAGCACGAAGTGCCTTGCGTGTGCTTTCTGAACAAGATGGACAAGCCTGGAGCCAG CCTGAGCCTCTCCATCCAGAGCATCAAGGAGAAACTGAAGGCCAACCCAGTCCTGCTGCAG ATTCCCATCGGCAGTGGGAGGAGCTTCAGTGGGCTGGTGGACCTGGTCACCAAGCAACGGATGACCTGGCTGGCAAAAGGGCGTGAGGACGATGGCCGGGCGTTTGATGTGACGGCCCTGGGGCCAGGGGACGACCCAGAGCTGCTTGAACAGACCAACGACGCCAGAGGGGCCCTCATAGAACAG gtggcaGATCTCGATGATGAGTTTGCTGAGCTGCTATTGGGGGAGTTCAGTGAGGACTTTGATGCTGTTCCTCCAGAGAAG cttcAGCAGGCCGTGCGGCGGATCACACTGGCGCGGACAGGCGTGCCCGTCCTGGTGGGCAGTGCCCTGAAGAACAAAGGTGTGCAGCCCCTCCTGGACGCCATCACCCTCTACCTGCCCGCGCCCCACGAGCGGCACCACCACCTGGT ACGCTGGTATAAAGACGACCTGTGTGCGTTGGCCTTCAAGGTCGTCCACGACAAGCAGAGAGGTCCACTGGTGTTCCTGCGCATCTACTCCGGTTCTATGAAGCCCCAGTCGTCGGTCCACAACATCAACAGAAACGGAAC GGAGAGGATGAGCCGTCTGCTGCTGCCCTTTGCTGACCAGCACGTAGAGATTCCTTCCCTTAGTGCAGGAAACATCGCTCTCACTGTTGGACTCAAACAG ACAGTGACGGGCGACACCATCGTGTCCTCCAGGGCGTCTGCGGTGGCTGCAGGCCGGCGCGCTCAGAAGGAGGCCCAGGAGCGGAGCGCCTCGGCTGGGGGAGCGGGTGGCACGGAGGCCCCTGGGCTGGTCCTGGCGGGGGTGGAGGTCCCAGAACCTGTCTTCTTCTGCTCCATAGAGCCGCCATCCATGGCCAAGCAGGCTG acttggACCATGCCCTAACCTGCCTACAGAGGGAGGACCCGAGTCTTAAGGTCCGCATAGACCCCGACTCTGGAcag ACTGTGCTGTGTGGTATGGGTGAACTGCACATCGAGATCATCCACGATCGCATCAGGAGAGAGTACGGCGTCGAGACACACCTGGGGCCTCTGCAGGTGGCCTACCGGGAGACTATCCTCCAATCAGCATCCACCACAG aCACTCTGGACCGCACGGTGGGGGAGCGGAGACACGTGGCCACGGTCAGTCTGTCGGTCCACCCCAGCGACGACCCGTCCAGCTCCTCTTCCTGCGCCGTGTCCCTGGAGGAGGACGTGGAGCAGCAGCTTCCTGTGGAGCTGCGGGAGGCCGTGGAGAACGGCGTGCACAGCGCTTATCTCCAAG GTCCGTTGCTGGGGTACCCGATGCAGGGCGTGAGCACCACGATTCAGAGCGTGAGCATCGAGCCGGGCACTTCGCCAGCCATGGTGGCAGCGTGTGTGTCGCGCTGCatgctcaag gcactaAAGCAGGCTGGTGGGCAGGTCCTGGAGCCGGTGATGTCACTGGAGGTGACGGTAGGGGAGGAGCTACTGAGCCTTGTGCTGGCTGACCTCGCTCAGCGACGGGGTTCCATCCAGGACGTCCAGAGTCGCCACGACAACAAGGTCCTGCTGGCCACGGTTCCACTGGCCGAAATGATG GGCTACTCTACGGTCATGCGAACTTTGACCTCAGGGAACGCGACCTTCTCTCTGCAACTGTCCAGCTACGAGGCCATGAACCCGCAGGACCAGACTGCCCTGCTCAGGAAGAGGGCTGGCCTGTCATGA